In one Diprion similis isolate iyDipSimi1 chromosome 6, iyDipSimi1.1, whole genome shotgun sequence genomic region, the following are encoded:
- the LOC124407012 gene encoding 40S ribosomal protein S23 — protein sequence MGKPRGLRTARKHVNHRRDQRWADKDYKKAHLGTRWKANPFGGASHAKGIVLEKVGVEAKQPNSAIRKCVRVQLIKNGKKITAFVPRDGCLNNIEENDEVLVAGFGRKGHAVGDIPGVRFKVVKVANVSLLALYKEKKERPRS from the exons gTAAGCCCCGTGGTCTTCGCACTGCGCGCAAACACGTTAATCACAGGCGTGACCAACGCTGGGCCGACAAAGACTACAAAAAGGCTCATCTTGGTACGCGTTGGAAGGCTAATCCTTTCGGAGGTGCTTCTCATGCCAAGGGAATTGTCCTTGAAAAAGT TGGTGTAGAAGCCAAACAGCCCAACTCTGCCATCCGTAAGTGCGTAAGGGTACAACTGATCAAGAATGGAAAGAAGATTACGGCCTTTGTACCTCGTGACGGTTGCTTGAATAATATTGAGGAGAACGATGAAGTCTTGGTCGCTGGATTCGGGCGTAAAGGACATGCTGTTGGTGACATTCCCGGAGTTCGTTTCAAGGTGGTCAAAGTAGCCAATGTATCTCTCCTGGCGCTTtataaggaaaagaaagaacgtCCGAGGTCTTAA